A portion of the Bifidobacterium sp. ESL0800 genome contains these proteins:
- a CDS encoding phosphoenolpyruvate carboxylase, which produces MATSTKNNKPAKNQPITQPDAALFTSGVGTKGPEERDLPETLKDDLALCLEILRTVLGEYDKNLLSTFDTVRGYAVKASAEHYAETIGKEQPKEDNLEKAEKVIDALDVHQAQLLARALTTYFHLANLCEENYRVSVLHKRESNVAEDAATDPVNELTGAYHQLINEMGPAKAKKLLNKLEFHPVFTAHPTEARRKAVEGKIRRIATLLSAGKLLGGSDKKENYRRLYNEIDALFRTSPIGAKKPTPVEEADTIIDIFDNTLFDTIPQVYRRFDDWILGDQAGISEPQCPAFFHPGSWIGTDRDGNPNVTAKVSRAVARKFSDHAIEALEKATRTAGTNLTMEAVTTPPSDELVNLWSHQKEMSERLTDKAASTSSHELHRAAMLVMADRLHYTVVRDADLMYKNCDDFIADLKIVQRSLAAAGDKRAAYGPVQDVIWKAQTFGFHLVETEFRQHSLVHSRALEDIREHGLHGERGELQPMTHEVLDTFRALGAIQKRNGQKAARRYIISFTKSAQNIRDVYELNRMAFSNPEDVPTIDVIPLFEQLQDLQNCVDVLDEMIKIPEVQARLKATGGKLEVMLGYSDSSKDAGPTTATLALHSAQWRIAEWAKKHDIDLTLFHGRGGAVGRGGGPANRAVLAQPAGSVNCRFKLTEQGESIFARYGNQALAIRHVESVAAATLLQSAPSVEKTTTEMTKKYAPMTQKLDESAHKRFLDLLNTPDFTPWFSTVTPLTEIGLLPIGSRPAKRGLGAKSLDDLRTIPWVFSWAQARINLAAWYGLGTACEEFGDLKTLRGAYKELPMFSTFIDNIEMSLAKTDERIAKMYLALGDRDDLRDKVLNEMELTRKWVLAIVGDDWPLQHRHVLGQAVRVRSPYVDILSVIQVLALRSQRELQKKQDAAAAKAKANGETPANASAVEPKKTDNEELARDQQRGGFTYLILCTVSGVAAGLQNTG; this is translated from the coding sequence ATGGCTACAAGTACCAAAAACAACAAGCCAGCAAAAAATCAACCGATCACGCAGCCTGATGCCGCATTATTCACTTCCGGCGTCGGGACCAAAGGCCCCGAGGAACGTGATCTTCCCGAAACGCTGAAAGACGATCTGGCGCTCTGTCTTGAGATTCTGCGCACCGTGCTCGGGGAATACGACAAGAACCTGCTTTCCACATTCGACACCGTCCGCGGCTACGCCGTCAAGGCGAGCGCCGAGCACTATGCGGAAACCATCGGCAAGGAACAACCCAAGGAAGACAACCTCGAAAAGGCCGAAAAGGTCATCGACGCCCTGGACGTCCATCAGGCACAGCTGCTCGCACGCGCGCTCACCACGTATTTCCACCTGGCGAACCTCTGCGAGGAGAACTACCGCGTTTCGGTGCTGCACAAGCGCGAATCGAACGTCGCCGAGGACGCGGCGACCGATCCGGTCAACGAACTGACCGGCGCCTACCACCAGCTCATCAATGAAATGGGCCCGGCCAAAGCCAAGAAACTCCTGAACAAACTCGAGTTCCATCCTGTCTTCACCGCGCACCCCACCGAGGCCCGCCGCAAGGCCGTCGAGGGCAAGATCCGCAGAATCGCCACGCTTTTGAGCGCCGGCAAGCTGCTGGGCGGCTCCGACAAGAAGGAAAACTACCGTCGTCTGTATAACGAGATCGACGCGCTCTTCCGCACCTCTCCGATCGGCGCCAAGAAGCCGACACCGGTCGAGGAAGCCGATACCATCATCGATATTTTCGACAACACCTTGTTCGACACCATCCCGCAGGTCTATCGCCGCTTCGACGATTGGATCCTGGGCGACCAGGCCGGAATCTCGGAGCCGCAATGCCCCGCATTCTTCCATCCCGGTTCCTGGATCGGCACCGACCGCGACGGCAACCCGAACGTCACCGCCAAGGTCAGCCGCGCCGTGGCCCGCAAGTTCAGCGACCACGCCATCGAAGCGCTGGAAAAGGCGACCCGCACCGCCGGCACGAACCTGACGATGGAAGCCGTCACAACACCCCCGAGCGACGAACTCGTCAACCTCTGGAGCCACCAGAAGGAAATGAGCGAGCGCCTGACCGACAAGGCCGCCTCCACCTCCTCGCATGAGCTGCACCGCGCGGCCATGCTGGTCATGGCCGACCGTTTGCATTACACTGTGGTGCGTGATGCCGACCTGATGTACAAGAACTGCGACGACTTCATCGCCGACCTCAAGATCGTGCAACGTTCGCTGGCGGCCGCCGGTGACAAGCGCGCGGCTTACGGCCCGGTGCAGGACGTCATCTGGAAGGCACAGACCTTCGGATTCCATCTTGTGGAGACGGAGTTCCGCCAGCATTCGCTCGTTCATTCCCGCGCTCTGGAGGATATTCGCGAGCACGGCCTGCACGGCGAACGCGGCGAATTGCAGCCGATGACCCACGAGGTGCTTGACACCTTCCGCGCGCTCGGCGCCATCCAGAAGCGCAACGGCCAGAAGGCCGCCCGACGCTACATCATCTCGTTCACCAAGTCCGCGCAGAACATCCGCGACGTCTACGAGCTCAACCGCATGGCGTTCTCGAACCCCGAGGATGTGCCGACCATCGACGTCATCCCGCTGTTCGAGCAGCTCCAGGACTTGCAGAACTGCGTCGACGTGCTTGACGAAATGATCAAAATCCCCGAGGTACAGGCCCGCCTGAAGGCCACCGGCGGCAAGCTCGAGGTCATGCTCGGCTACTCGGATTCTTCCAAGGACGCCGGCCCCACCACCGCGACGCTCGCGCTGCATTCGGCGCAATGGCGCATTGCGGAATGGGCCAAGAAGCACGACATCGACCTGACGCTCTTCCACGGGCGCGGCGGCGCTGTCGGCCGCGGCGGCGGCCCTGCGAACCGTGCGGTTCTCGCGCAGCCGGCAGGTTCCGTCAACTGCCGGTTCAAACTCACCGAACAGGGCGAGAGCATTTTCGCCCGCTACGGCAACCAAGCGCTGGCCATTCGTCACGTCGAGTCCGTGGCGGCGGCAACGCTGCTGCAATCCGCTCCGAGCGTCGAGAAGACGACCACCGAGATGACCAAGAAGTACGCACCGATGACGCAGAAGCTCGACGAATCCGCGCACAAGCGCTTCCTCGACCTGCTCAATACGCCCGACTTCACGCCTTGGTTCTCCACGGTGACCCCGTTGACCGAAATCGGCCTGCTGCCGATCGGTTCCCGCCCGGCCAAGCGCGGCCTCGGCGCCAAGTCGCTCGATGACCTGCGTACGATTCCGTGGGTCTTCTCCTGGGCCCAGGCACGCATCAACCTGGCCGCCTGGTACGGCCTGGGAACCGCGTGCGAGGAATTCGGCGATTTGAAGACCCTGCGTGGCGCCTACAAGGAGCTGCCGATGTTCTCCACGTTCATCGACAACATCGAGATGTCACTGGCCAAGACCGACGAGCGCATCGCCAAGATGTACCTGGCGTTGGGCGACCGCGACGACCTGCGCGACAAGGTGCTGAACGAGATGGAGCTCACCCGCAAGTGGGTGCTCGCCATCGTCGGCGACGATTGGCCGCTGCAGCACCGCCACGTGCTCGGCCAGGCCGTGCGCGTGCGTTCGCCGTACGTCGACATCCTCTCCGTCATCCAGGTGCTTGCCCTGCGCAGCCAGCGCGAACTGCAGAAGAAGCAGGACGCCGCGGCCGCCAAGGCGAAGGCCAACGGCGAGACCCCAGCGAACGCCAGTGCCGTCGAGCCCAAGAAGACGGACAACGAGGAGCTGGCCCGCGACCAACAGCGCGGCGGCTTCACCTACCTCATCCTCTGCACGGTCTCCGGAGTCGCCGCCGGCCTGCAGAACACCGGCTGA